tgtttttaattgaaaaaattagaattttacttcaataatcaggacaataaatttatatttaaaatcaatataaatgaGTGTTgtaaaactataattaaattaaagaataatacTAAAACATTTAAGCAATCacatttaatttatgatttaataagataattttttaattttcaactaaCTTTAGGCCACAACTAAGTTTCAACCTTCTAGCtaccatattaattaattttgctaaacataaattatataaattctatgtttttttttttctatctttctttctttgggtTCTCTCTTTATATATCTTTATTAATTTTCGGCCACAcatgttaagtttttttttaatagaataaggaaccattttcttaattttttttggaaaagtaATTTTAAGAGTGTAgtataaaaagtaatttaatttttacaatttttttgaaaagtaaaagttgtattttcttttgtttactttttattttaaaaagtagttatatttttttttaaaaaatgttcaaaataagTAAGATTTTGTcccatttttttatcatttaaatgtttcaacaaacacacaaacaacgtttaaaaatatttttttaaaataataaaaataattttccaagtaaaaaaaaaagctaaaacaaAAGTACAAAAACTATAAATGAAGTAATGAAGTTGCGAAATAAGAAAAGGAACTGGTAACTGGTAAGCAGCTAGGTGGGTTCCACTTTTAcccaaaccataaaaaaaataaaaaataaaaaatataaattacaagggaagaagaaaagtcTTTCACTCTGTCCTAAAAAACTTTGCTAGTTTTAAAGAGCAGGCACAAAACCAAGCTTAACTTCCTTGTTTTGTGTCTCTTTCTCCCAAGgtatgtttcttttcttttgttcttgctccttgttttctcttcttcacGTTAATGAGTCATTCAATTTGAGTTTAAAAATGAATCCTTTATTACTTCTTGAAACTCttgtgtgtgttttttcctTGGTTGCCAAGAACAATTCAGAAGATTGATGGTGGGTTTTGGCCTGTAAGAGTTGTTGattgatgatgatgaaaaaATCATGTGtaccatattaaaaaaatgcgttttttttttccctttttctcacCAACAAAGAAACTTAGGACAGGTTGTACATGCTATTTTGTGTCTGTTTGCACCGATTTCTTGTTTCTGTTGTTACCtggattcattttaatttttatagttgttgGTACCTAACTATAATTAACTGAAAGAATGATTCTTTGTCAATTTGATGTATGCTTGTTGCAAAATAACTTTCGAAgtcgtttgttttgttttctcccAAAATGGGGAGAATCTGCCCCTTAATTTGCATTTatctgttttaattttgttatctttgattgatttttcaGTGCTTTATATTTGAAACTTCTTTTCTGGTACAATAGCGCATTAAACCTGTTCTCTGCTGTGATTTGTCAGATTCTGCCGAGGTCTTAAGGGAATATATTATTATCTCCATGTGCGGTGTTTCCAAGGGGAAACCTTCTCAATTTGGTTTGGTCATGGAGGAGTATGCAAAAGAAGGGATGCATCATATAATTTCAGCTTTGCTTGAGTTTTCTGCAGCAGATGATCTGGTTAGTTTCAAAGATGCGGTTGAAAAGGAGGGTCATGATATTGATGGGGTAGGGTTTTGGTATGGAAGGTGTGTTGCCTCGAAGAAAATAGGTTATGAAGAGAGGACACCTCTCATGGTTGCTTCCATGTTTGGAAGCCTTGGTGTATCAACCTATATCCTTTCAACGGGTAGTGTCGATGTTAATTGGGCTAGTAGGTCAGATGGGGCTACTGCTCTTCATTGTGCTGTTGCTGGGGGTTCTGCCGCTTCCATTGAGGTTGTCAAGCTTTTGCTTGATGCATCTGCTGATGTTAATGCTATTGATGCCAACGGTAACCGGCCAATTGACTTGATTGGCTCGGTGACCAATTCTATCTTCAGTCAAAGGTCAAGGGTGCTACAGGCCCTCCTGGAGGGTACAAGTGATGCTGATCAGGCATGTCTTGCACTTCCAGAAGTGATTGACCAAATTGAGGAACAAAGGCAAGATATGACTACGCCCCGTGTTTCGAAAGATTATCCCATTGATCTCTCCCTTCCAGACATAAAGAATGGGATATATGGTACTGATGAGTTTAGGATGTATACATTCAAAGTGAAGCCTTGTTCGAGGGCGTATTCTCATGATTGGACTGAGTGCCCCTTTGTTCATCCAGGGGAAAATGCAAGGCGGCGTGATCCAAGGAAATATCATTACAGCTGTGTCCCTTGTCCCGAGTTCAGGAAGGGGTCTTGCAGCAAGGGCGATACCTGTGAGTATGCACATGGTATTTTTGAGTGCTGGCTTCACCCTGCCCAGTACCGGACGCGGCTTTGCAAGGATGAGAGTGGATGCACAAGAAGGGTTTGCTTCTTTGCTCACAAGCCTGAGGAGCTTCGCCCCTTGTATGCTTCTACTGGTTCCGCTATTCCTTCTCCAAGGTCCTATTCTGCTAGTGCTTCTGCATTGGAGATGGGTTCAGTTAGTCCAATTGCACTTGGTTCTCCATCTGTCTTGATGCCACCTACCTCAACACCACCTTTGACTCCATCTGGAGCATCTTCTCCCATTGCTGGATCCATGTGGTCTCAATCTAATGTTTCTGTCCCTACCCTGCAGCTGCCCAAAAGCAGATTGAAGACCGCATCAACTGCAAGAGACATTGATTTAGATATTGAACTGCTTGGACTTGAAACACATCGGCGTAGACAGCAGCTAATGATGGATGAGATATCTGCTCTTTCCTCTCCCAACTGGAAAAATTCCATGCCTAATAGTCCATCTTTCCATGTTCCTTTGAGTGATCACACTGAGTTAAATAGGCTTTCAGGGGTGAAGCCTGCTAACCTTGAAGATATGTTTGGATCACTCGATCCATCAATTTTGTCTAAATACCATGGAATCTCACTTGATGTTGCAGGAACTCAGTTGCAATCTCCAACCGGAATCCAGATGCGCCAGAATGTGAACCAGCAGCTAGGAGGCTATTCATCCAGCCTTTCTACTTCGAATGTGATTGGGTCACGCTCCTTCAGGCTTGATCAGTCTGGCGAAGCAGCCACGGTTGCCTTGAATCCAAGAGCTGCTGCCTTTGCAAAGCGGAGCCAGAGCTTCATTGAGCGTAGCGTGGTGAACCATCATTCTGAGATTCCTTCTCCAAATCCCTCTACCTTCTCTAACTGGGGCTCACCTGGTGGAAAATTAGATTGGGCCATAAATGGAGAAGAGCTGAATAAGCTGAGGAAATCTGCTTCCTTTGGATTTCGAAGCAGCAGTAGTCCTCTAACAAAGGCTTCAAACAAAATTTCAGCAAATGTTGATGATGAGCCAGATGTGTCTTGGGTTAACTCACTTGTGAAGGATGCTCCACCAGAATCCGGTGAATATAGTGTGGAAGATCATCGAAAGCTACTGCAATGCCACAACGGAACAGATGCGATTCCAGCATGGCTGGAGCAATTGTACTTGGACCAGGAGCAAATGGTGGCGTGATTGCAATTTGGCGGTGGCTCTTTCTTGCTTTCTTGCAACTCAACggtttatttatttagtgattttttttaattttatagaatttagTTAGATGACAATTtgcaaaaaggatggtaaaataGCCTACCAAGGCTATAGGATATAGAAGTTGGGCAGGACGCAAGTTTTCTGCTTCAGTAACTACTACCCGTTACTGGGTTCattgattctattttttttcccaatctattttctttcttatatgTTCAATTGAGTTGTAAGTTGTAACTTTCCATTGACCGAATTACAGCATTGTAGTGGGGATATAGTATTCAATATAATGAGACTGGAgatgtaataattttattaattccaATTCTCAATTTGCATCACACATTCATGGCTTATCCATTTTATTCGCAGTGTAAGtttcttgggtgttttgctgtgttTGCTACAAGTCATCAGTCTTATTAGAGAAATGtcaataacacttttttttttattatactggtcattattaactaaaatttattaaaaattacaaatacaaaatttttaagTTCTACTAAGACTTCTTTTGGTCTTGGATTAGATACTATGAGTTTCTTCCAACTTATTAAGTTAGAGACTAATTTTGTTTGTGGTGTATAATTATCGCTACTTAAAAAGAATTTTGcatataaaaacaattaaacatgaatttttctgttaaatagatttttttttatatgtgaaCCCAACGAGCTATTAAGACTTTAATGAATTATAGATTAGTATTCAATTAACTTTAACTAATAGTAGTAGAAATAAGTGTTAGATTAGTACTTGTTTTTACCTTCAAAAAGATTAGTACTTGTTTTCTTATTGTTGCAGCAGTAGAATAAGTCAGTCAGCGTGTCTCTGTTTTGACCTTGTCACAAGTTCTAATGCTTTCAAATGGATGCAATAATGTCTAGCTGCTGGGTAAACGGATGTTATGTCATtgcaaatgaaaaaagaaaaagaataaagaaaaacacTATTGTTAGTCAATATTGGTGAGTTTGATTTTTCCCATTAGCCATACACGAATGATGAAGTGGGTCCAATCTAGTAATAGCTTAGTTTAACTAACGTAGGCCTATTAAATGCTGCAACACTATGTGTGACACTTGTGTGTAGATATAACACTGCAATTTTAGATTTTGGGATTCATATAACAACTTTGAAATATGGTCTTAAGCTGACTTGCTGATGCAGTTTTCACCTAGAGTGAAGTAGATGTTAAGGATTTTGTTTGCACTTGGGTAGTTAACCCCTGCTTTTAAGTTACCTTCATattaagaatcaaaatatcttcTTTTGACACTCACTTATTGTATGTTTGTGTTTTCTAAGACCTTTTTCCATATGCTCCACCTACTCCTTTGTGGATTCTGCCTGGTACTTTTTAGCAATCAAAGTTTACATTCATTGTTATGAATGTGGAGGATTGTAAAGCACTAAGAAAAAGCATTCTGAAAAGCTTAATGTATTGCACTTGGCTTTTATCATATGGCTTTTAACAACCCCTTTTCATTGAACAGTTTCACTAATTCAgacttttctataaatatttcgGTCCATAATTGTCAGCTATATGGACATTGAATTTGTTAATGACAAAAGAAGCACTAGGGTGAGGAGTAAAAATGGGTTACGCTGCTTCTAAGCTGCTTTTATTTGACTCCTTAATCCTTATAGGTTTTATTCAAACTCAACAGAAAACTTAAATAATAGAAGAACTTGATTTGTTGGATTGCAAGCTAAGGCAGTAACTATCATTACAAGTTAAATTTAAGCtagattttagtttatttatacgTATTCTTTttgtgatagttttttttttttacatatatataaagtagTCATCTTTAGAGTCAACTCCAGTAAGTTCTTAAAAAGGATaccatgtaatttttttaagaatgattAACAACATAACAATATAGTCAatattaacttctttttttttttacttttaccatTTAAGCCAACATGAGCATGCATATAAAAAATTGGCTAATGTTTTCATGCTTATATGTTTCTTCACCGATTTATGGTTGAACTCTTTCGGGTGAAAATATTCTTTTCCAAGGTagctttaatattttaatgggTACAACATTTGGCCCTTTGTGTAGAAAATCAAAGAGTTTTACTATTTCGTAAAGAGACGAAATTATGCGAATCTATATGATTTATATACAGAAGGAAGATACCAAAATTACAGATGAGGTTAAAATACAATTCAGCTAGTGACAAATTAAAAAAGGTAAATTCGGTTTTCGTGTTGATTGAGAGATTGATTTTTCGTACTACTCATATTATTCAAATCAGTTGTAGCCTTAATATTTTAGTCGACACAACATTTGGACTCTTGTGTAGAAAAACCCCATCTGCACTACACTTATTATAATTGCCTCATGGAATTGAAGTTGACTTGCTTGTGCTGTGTGAAGTGCATTTGTCATGATGAACTTTGTTAGTTGCACATCAATACTTTTACAATTTCAATCCTCTTTATTATACTTTTCTTACTAGAaatttaaagagagaaaaaaaagagtctCTAAGGTCGCTTTAACATTTTAGTGGATAAAGCATTTTGGCTTATTGTGtaggaaaaagaaatgaaaaaaaaaaactgcactAGACTCATAGTTGCCTCGTGAAATTGAAATTGACTTGCTCGCTAGTGCCTTGTGCAGTGTATATTATTCTAAACTTTTTCCACATCAATACTTTTAATCatctttatatttctttatttctttggaAGTTAAAAGATGCACAACTGCACAAGAGTGGTTATAAtgtgtttttcattgttttcttatACTAAAGGTACAAGAATgatgtaaataaaattattttatttagatcCGAACTAACAATATTTGTCATCTTACGGGACAAAAGCCAATGAAGCCGCAACCCACAAAGGGAAGTGCCTTCTGTGAAGAATGTTTATTGGGTTAAGTGATCccatttttaacgtgctttgTTCCCGGAcattattttactaattttcttatttatttgataaaaaatattaaacatttttttaacttttctatacattaaatatgtatttttttagagcTGTTAAGcagatttattttctttttataaaataatactactgCTGTTAGAAAGATCCTCATCTCTTCCCTAAAATTGTATTATGCGAAAAAATCAAACGTAGCATGTATACtctatttcttatatttgatatttgatattattaCAATAAGACTAAGGCTATGGTCTCGTACCATGTGCCATATTTAGATAAAGCACGATCGAAATACATCGCATCATCGAAAAAGGTTGAAGAATCTTCCATGATG
The genomic region above belongs to Glycine max cultivar Williams 82 chromosome 14, Glycine_max_v4.0, whole genome shotgun sequence and contains:
- the LOC100819521 gene encoding zinc finger CCCH domain-containing protein 66 — protein: MCGVSKGKPSQFGLVMEEYAKEGMHHIISALLEFSAADDLVSFKDAVEKEGHDIDGVGFWYGRCVASKKIGYEERTPLMVASMFGSLGVSTYILSTGSVDVNWASRSDGATALHCAVAGGSAASIEVVKLLLDASADVNAIDANGNRPIDLIGSVTNSIFSQRSRVLQALLEGTSDADQACLALPEVIDQIEEQRQDMTTPRVSKDYPIDLSLPDIKNGIYGTDEFRMYTFKVKPCSRAYSHDWTECPFVHPGENARRRDPRKYHYSCVPCPEFRKGSCSKGDTCEYAHGIFECWLHPAQYRTRLCKDESGCTRRVCFFAHKPEELRPLYASTGSAIPSPRSYSASASALEMGSVSPIALGSPSVLMPPTSTPPLTPSGASSPIAGSMWSQSNVSVPTLQLPKSRLKTASTARDIDLDIELLGLETHRRRQQLMMDEISALSSPNWKNSMPNSPSFHVPLSDHTELNRLSGVKPANLEDMFGSLDPSILSKYHGISLDVAGTQLQSPTGIQMRQNVNQQLGGYSSSLSTSNVIGSRSFRLDQSGEAATVALNPRAAAFAKRSQSFIERSVVNHHSEIPSPNPSTFSNWGSPGGKLDWAINGEELNKLRKSASFGFRSSSSPLTKASNKISANVDDEPDVSWVNSLVKDAPPESGEYSVEDHRKLLQCHNGTDAIPAWLEQLYLDQEQMVA